The Arvicola amphibius chromosome 6, mArvAmp1.2, whole genome shotgun sequence DNA window TAAGAATCAAAACctggggctgggcatggtggcacatgccatcccagcactgaagcagagatagatggatgtctgtgagttccagactggCCTAGTCTATACCTGATCAGTCACCAAATTTAGGTCTGAGAGAAACCCCAGCTAATCTTCTGCCTCCACTCCCTCGGAGAAAGGTTCAGTTGTGGAGTTTGCAAGAGTCTGAGGTAGAGAGACCAGTGGGTGGGAGAATCTGGCTCCATTCCACCAGGACACTGAGGAAGGAGCCCTGCGAGGCCTGACTCACCCTCTCACAGGGATGCTGGCGGCCTGTGCGGCCTTCATGACTCCATCGAAGCGCTGGAAACTCTCGTCTATGGAGCAGTTCACATTCTTCCGAGTGAAGAGCTCAGAGGCCGCCCCAAAGATGCTAACTTCCTTGGCACCTGCAGCTACCTGCCAACATCCAGGTGAATACCTTTAGCACTCTGCTCCTGGAAGAACTGGTCCCGTGGCAAAACCTTTCTTGTGGCAAGTTGGATGGTATGTGACTGTTACAGGTTGCACATTCATATAAACATCCTTTAGGGAAtaggctggggcaggagagatggctcgggaggTAAAATGCATGTGCTGtcaatcctgatgacctgagttcaattccccaggacccacatgggagaaggagagaatcaatcaCTCAAGGTGTCGACTGACCTCCACACGAGTGCCACCGTAcacacgtgtgcgcgcgcacacacacacacacacacaagtaaataaacaaacttaataataataaataaattacgTGGACATCCCAATACCTAGTTCCCAGAACATGACCGTACTTGGAAACAGAGTCACCACAAATGTAACTAGGTGAAATGAGGTCACAGTGGAGCAGGATGGGCCCCTAATCCAGAATGACTGGTGTCCTTAAAGGATGGTTGTGTGAAGAAATGTGGAGGGGACCTGAGGGTGCAGGCAGGCACGCACAAACCAAGCAACACCAAGGCTAAGTGCTCATCCCAGTCTCTAGAAGACGTATGTGAGCCCCTGGCCTCCAGAATGTCAGACAGTAAAGTGATTTCTGTTACAGTTTGCAGTGTTTTCTCATAGCAGCCCTGGGAAACTTATATTTCaattagaaagcaaaacaaaaacaaagctgggGAATGTGGACATTGCAAGTGGCGGGGGTTACAGCCACTGCAGAAGCGCCCATGCGCGGTGAAGGTTGAGCAGCCACTGCAGAAGCGCCCATGCGCAGTGAAGGTTGAGCAACCACTGCAGAAGCGCCCATGCGCAGTGAAGGTTGAGCAACCACTGCAGAAGCGCCCATGCGCGGTGGGGGTTGAACAACCACACTACAGAAATGCCCATGGGTGGTGTGGGTTGAGCAGCCACTGCAGAAGCGCCCATGCGCGGAGGGGGCTGAACAACCACAGCAGAAGCACCCATgtgcagcgggggggggggggggtggttgagCAGCCACTGCAGAAGCGCCCCTGCACAGCGCTGGTACCCTTCCCTAAGCACTGAGTGATGCATGCTGCAGAGAGCGCAGCacttaagagcgcttgctgctcttgcacggGATCTGGGTcggattcccagcatccataactgtttgtaactccagttccaaaggaccttatgtcctcttctggtctctgcaggcattgcatgtgcatggtgcacagatattcaggcaaaacaccagaacatataaaataaaaaaaaaatctaaaaaatgaaaagagaagtgggtagctgggcggtggtggcgcacgcctttaatcccagcactcgggaggcagaggcaggcggatctctgagttcgaggccagcctggtctacaagagctagttccaggacaggctctagaaactacagggaaaccctgtctcgaaaaacaaacaaaaaaaagaaagaaagaaagaaaagagaagtgatTGCAGGCCCTAATAGTTATAGCAAGCACGTGTCTCTCGGGCTCTTATCGAGCATTGCCTAACGGAAACAAATGGGTTCAGCTGTAAGCACCATGACTGGTCCTCGTTCACGGGCAGACCTgaagctcagaggttaagcagTTTGTCAAGACAACAGAGCAGTGAGTGACAGGGCTGGACTACCTCCCCCCAGTCCCCAATCTGATGCTGCTCATAGCCACTGGAGACCAGCTGCTCAGAGGGCCATCGCAGGACAGGACCGGGAAGACGAGGCAGGTCAACCTCTTACCGCTTCCTCGAAGCCTTTCACATTTGGAGTCAGGACTGGATAGTTGACACCAGGAAACTTCTGAATGCCCTTCAAGACTTCAGAGTGGTCAGCCATCTGGGAGCCAAAGAAGTCAAGAGCTCAGTGCTAGAGAGACCCCTCTCACCACTGAATTTTCTGTTTCCAATACTTTATCTGTCTGACCACTGAGGGCTCAGGAGACATCCTGCGCAGTGTGACCTTGGCAGCTCCTATGGTCAGTACTGACAACTCTGTGGTACCCTCAGTCacagtcagcagcagcagccacttaCCCAGAACCACCTTTGGTGGGCCCTGGACACCACTCCCTCTGCATTGCCTGGCACTCACTGTCCTGGGATGGTTTGCCCACCCCTGTGAAGGGGTCCTTGCTGCAGAAGGGCATGGGTTGTACGTGCTAGGAGAGACCGCAGAGGCCGCCTCTATCTTGAGAGGGCAAAGGTCTCACTTAGCAAGGGCTCCACTAAACCAGGGCAGACCCCAGACTGAGTCAGAGCCCCTGGCTCCCAGGTCACGTCCTTCCTGTGCCACACAGTGCTGAGACTCACTTGAGACCCCTGAAGCCAGGGATCTGGAAGCCTATGCTTCCGACACCCAGTGGCTGCAAGAGCAAATGGGGGGCTTCCCACCATCCCATCCGGGACAGGCTTCTTCTGGAGGCTGGGCTCACCTGGGGAACCCACTTTGGAGAGACAAAGCTGGTGGCTTCAATAACGGGGAGCCCTGCTTCAGAAAGCATGTCTATCAGCTTGATTTTCACTGGGGTAGGTACAATGTTCTGTAACAGACGGAAACCCAGAAAAGGCAAGTCAGCAACACTGGTACAGAAAACGACCATTTTCCTCCGATGTAGACTCTTAACTCAATGTATTGGTTTATGACCCCATCATAAACTGAGAGCAAGGTGCCTTGGCCAGAGCGAACAGAAATGAATCCTCTGCTCTGAGTGCTGTGGATGGGTGGACCCTAAATaccatgttttctctctttttctcccttccccacatTGAATCACTCAGCAGAGCCTATGGATTCCTTTCTAATTTACCCCCAAGATCCCAGGTGTAGTATAGCATGGCCTCCCTCTGTCAACTCAGTCTAAACTAGAAACTTCCTGAACTGCAGTCTCCAATGCTTCACTTTCCTGCCCAAAAGTCATCCACgaggggctgcagagacagctcatCAGTAAAGACTCCTCAGAGGACCCAtgctcagttcccagtactctAGCTGGGCAATTCACAAATGCCCattaacttcagctccaggggatctgatgcccccttctggcctctatgggcactgcttGCATGTGGCAGGTATACAcgcacagggacacacacacacatacacaaaaataaaaataatccttaagctgggtggtggcaatggtgcaaataaataaatataaaaaactttttaaaaaaagcctctcgggctggagagatggctcagaggttaagagcattgcctgctcttccaaaggtcctgagttcaattcccagcaaccacatggtggctcacaaccatttgtaatggggtccggtgccctcttctggcctgcaggcatacacacagacagaatattgtatacataataaataagtaagtaagtaagtaagtaagtaaataaataaatattatttttttaaaaagcctctcATGGCTCCTTGGTGCCAGTCAGTAGGATTATGGTACAGGTTCTGACAATTCCCAGCCTGCCCGACATCTTCCCCGGGTTGTAagccatcatatgggtgctgggaattgaaactgggtcctctgagcaggaagcactcttaaccaGGGGGTCAATGTCTCCAGTCCCCTCACAAGCCACACATCAAGTGCTCCCAAGCCACACATGTTGTGACCATAAATGGTGTATGAGCCACATTCAAAGTTATCCTTGGCACATGAGCCCTGTGTGTACAGACTGGACACGTGACTCATACTCAGGTGTACAACACTCCCACTTTTAAGGgagttttatgtttctttctaaGTAAATACTTCCACACATACCTAGGCCTATTTCTTCTACATAGGAGTAAAGTTGAATACATATTCTGTTTTTCAGCCTGGCATCATTTAATATTCTTGTATTAATAGCTGCATAACATTCCAGTTTCTCAAAAGCCCACAATGTACCTGACCCAACTTCCCTGGAATGCTCCAAACATACACGTGAACCATCGTTCCTGAGCCCGCTTCCGTCTTTACCTTTTCATTCTGCAGACCATCGCGGGGACCGACTTCCACGATCTTCACCCGCTTCGGGAAGGTACCCATGGATGACGTGCCAGCCTTCGGTTTAAAAGAGGAAACCCAAGTGTTAGGATTTAGCACAGGACCGTGTAGAACACAAGGCTCTTCCTTCGCTACTGCGAGCAGCCAGTTTCTCCCTATTTAACTCCACCTGGTCTCTTTCAggattaagacaaaaaagcaaaatgtgcTTTGGGCAGGAATGAGCAAGAAGCCGTGCTTCCAGACAGATCCTCCTCTGGTTCGGCACCCCCTACCCTCCTCTGGTTCAGCACCCCCTACCCTCCTCTTCTGGTTcagcgcgcgcgtgcgcgcgcgcacacacacacacacacacacacacacctgcccattTGATAGACCCATTTCCACACTTCTCATTTGGCAGTCCCCAAAGCCCACACTGCACAAACATTCGCTTGACTctatcctgtctgtctctgcaaaAGGCATCACCTGCACCCTGCTGCTCAGCTGGGCTCTGACTCACCCCTTCCTCTAGTCACCCTGCCTTGGAGGCTCTGACCTCATTACTCACCCCTCCTTTCTGCTCCATTCCCTTTTACCCTCTGCCCAACAAGTTGCTATGCTCCAGTCCGGCAGGGCTGCCCTCAGCCTGGAATGTGCACTGATTCTTACACCCGTCAATCACTTAGTGAGTCAGAGCGCCTTCCTCTGATCTACTATCCATCGCCTTTGGTACTTTGTATTTCACAAGACTACAATGAATGCCTTCCCTATAAGCCGGGAGACCTTGTCTCTCTGCCCCCATCTCATCCTGGCTGGCACTGTTCTGGCAATGCATTCAGTCACATTACgggaacaacaaaaaacacacaaagggtATAGTGTCCAGATCACTGAGCACCAAGAGGAGTTAGTCTCAGATCCCACAGCGGTGACGAGGGTATGAAGGCTTTGCTAGCTCCGGTAAGGCTTGTCTAAAGCCCAGTGACATTGGGACATTAGGTCTGAGGAGATGACATCCCCAGCagctgaagaaaacattttttccaaAAGTTTAAAGCCTTTAGTTCACTGTACATCAGGTCTGCTGCAAATCTTCCCCTATCCACCTACAGattgttaattatttatttattttacgtgtttgggtattctgtctgcatgtatgtctgttcgccacatgtgtgcagtgctctcATAAGCCagaaggcgtcagatcccctggactacagctacaaatggttgtgagccatcaggtAGGTTCTAGAAACCAAGACCAAGACGGagtcctctggaaagagcagcgATCACTCTAAACCGTGGAgccaccacctctccaggccttcccccacccccaaataaacaTCCTGCAATGGGCAAAGGAAAGATGCACTGCACAATACACCAAGGACCCCAAGCCCATGCAACCCTTAAGGAAGTACACAGCCCCTGCCACGAGTCAGCGGGAACACCTCAGCGCCCCTGAAGTGGCTTTGGTTTTAGCCGGCAATGGTTTCTGACAGACCAAGGGGACAAGGCCCTGGATTACAAGAAGTCGGGGAGCTGATGAAGGTCCCTGCTCCTGGAGTCTCCCCCTAACTGAGATGGTCAGCCTCTGCTGGTTTATCACCCCAAAATGACGCCAGTGGAGCTTAAGTGCTAATGGCCAGGAACTTGGTTCTCCCCACTGCTCTTCCCACGGCCCTGGAACACAGcagactcagtgagtaaaggctgAGGCAAAACGCGCCTCCTATTTTCTTAGGAACAAGTTGACCTTAGTTCTGCTTCTCTCCCTAGAACTGCTCTTCATACAACAAGggccgggtgtggtggctcacaccctaatcccagcacttggggatggaggcaggagggtcaggagatCAAGGGTGTCTTTGGCTACCTAgcaaatgtgaggccagcctgagacaggaaagatcttatttttaaaatatacccagagactgaagagatggctcagtcactaagagtgcatactgctcttacAAAAGACCCGCGTTGGGCTTCCAAACACATGTcagatagctcacaactgcctacgtTTAGCTCAAGGAacctgatactctcttctggcatccacgGGCACCTTCACGCACACATAAACggtgctggagggatggctcagcagttaagagcccttgatgctcttcctgagttctggTCCCAGCGCCAGTACCaactgcttataattccagctggcctccaaaggcaccagaacacacatggtacacatttacacagacatgtacacataccaataataaaaaacaaaacaagaggctggagagatggttcactgtTCAAGAGcaccagttgctcttccagaggacctgggttcaattcccaggacccacaacacagctcacaactgtctgtgacaaCATTCCGGGAGATCCTACACCCtgacacagacaaaacaccaacatgcatggaataaaattaaataaaggcaAAACCAGAAACCAGGGTTGGCAAGAATTAAGaaacttgctgctaagcctgatggcCTAAGTTCACCCCTGGAACCTACACAGTCGGACAAAACCGGCTCCTGAAAGTCGGTCGGCCTTTGGACTTTCACTAGGGCACAgtcacatataaacaaacaaacgaataaatataattaaaagccaaataaaagagaaagtgacagCTTTTCGTTATATTCCATTACcccaggtttttaaaaatgattatgatCTAGCAgggcttggtggtgcacgcctgtaatcctagaggcagaggcaggctgacctatctctgtgagtttgaaacctgtctggtctacatcatgagttctaggacagccagagttacatagaaaGATACtctatctcaaataaacaaaacattattaTCCACCATCTCATTTCCTAACTTTTTAAGTTGGAGTTGGCATTTTCATTCCATCCCTGAGCAATCAGTGGAGCTGGGTAGACTAAAGAGACAGAAGTGGTTTTCTGAGAGAGACCCACAAGATGCAAAAGAAGTAGTTTTCCCAAGTACTGCTGTACTGCCTAAACTCTCCAATGTATAATAAGCCCATCACTGAGCTGACGATGTAGCTTCGTGGTAGAGCAGTGAAGTGGGGAGCTATTCCCCCCAAAACACAACTCCACCAAAACACCACCCATGACTGATCACTCACCAAATCACCCTGAGACAAGCTATCCATTTCATGTACAAGCAAGCTGAGTGAAATCCGTCACTCAGCCTTGAAAGTGGGAAGCTCATCCAGACACCAGTTTGCGGCTTAACCAGCACAGCTCCTtggccttttccctcccctcactGTGCGTGGGAGAAGACGGAACACCAGGACCGCACAGGCCCAAAGTACAGTTCCGGGGAAATCCCTGTGCGACCCACGTTCTCCGCGGGAGTTCAGAAAAGCAACAAGACCAGGGGAAAGCGGCGAGCAGGGATGCTTTTTCCAGGTGGGACGTGTTTTTCACTaatgaagggctggggagatccGAAGCTCAGTTAGGGAAAGGAGCCAGAGCCACCGTAAGGGAGTTAGGACACCCAGAATGATGTCCCAGGTCTCTACATTGACAGCGGATTGCTTGGCTTcacaggcctcagtttccccgtttCTTGCAAGGGATCTGAACCAGACCGGCTGGGTCCCTAACTCTCAAACCCTCCCGGCTTTGGCCCCTAGAGCTGCCCCGCTTCGTCTGTCAGAGCAGCCGACGAGGCCCACCCGTCCCCGACTGTCACCCACTTGGGGCACTTACAGCCCGGAGGGACGCCAAGCCCACCAGCCTTCGCGGGAAAGCTCTCCTCACTGTTGCCATCTTTGCCCAGAGTCCCCGTGGCCACACCCTCTGGGTCCCACGTGACCGCCGATCGCTCTGTGGGCGGGACCAGGCATAGGGCGGAGCCTTGTGCGTGACGTGAGACTCCCAGAGTTGGCTCCACCCCCACTCcgcctttgtttttcttcctggctGGTTATTCTGGTTATTCTCTGCTCCACGgaactgtttttggttttgttttgattttggcttTCTGATTCTACGTAACCCACGCTAGCCTGGAATTTACATATTACCCAGGTTGTCCTCCTACtcatggaaatcctcctgcctctgcctctgcctcctggatgttGACAGGAGTAAGCCATTAACTACATCTTGCCCATTCAGTATTTTCCAGGCTTCTGTTataaaacacaaagcaaggaGCAAGGAATACAGAGATGGTTAAAACTTCAGCCGGGTATGGCGACGCATGCCTGccgtcccagcactccagaggcagaggcaggactgtcccaagtttgagaccagtctggtctatataacaaGGTTCAGACCAGTCAAGGCTTCAtagagagagaccttgcctctAAAAACCAAATCCAACTAAAGgggggaaaataaggaaatgtaGTGAAAGTCTCTCTTCCTGGGTTTAGAGTCTGAGAGGTACGGAGAGAAACATGTTGCTGTAAAATGTCTAACTTTGAAGATAAGCCGAAGTACACCTGTTTTCTGTTGTGTTCTGAGCTGCCTGCATGTGTTAAATATCTGCCACCATCTTCAGGAGGCAGCAGCTTCAGAGAAAACATTCTGTGATGGATTCATGAAGGAGTAAGAGCTATCCAAGGGAAGAGTTTGTCAAGTACGAGACAGTAGAAGATTGAAAGTCCTCCCCTCCTCAGGAATTAGCAGAatcctgggctggggagatgacttggtgCACAGCACAAGGTCGTGAACTGAGATTCCCCGGTGCCTGGTACCAGCGGGCATAGGAGTGCAAGccttgaatcctagcacttgggagacaggcaggagatctgcctggtctacacagtgagttccaggacagccaggactgaacAGAGAGATGctctctcaaagaaacaaaagaaaattttaaaacttcaaattttaaaacaaatcgAATACAAATGCAGTGACCCTGAGGTAAGGAAACGGATGCTTGGTGCAGTGTTTTTCAGTCTTGCATGCTGCACCCCATTAACTGTTTGCAGTAGCTTCTTGGGGGGTACCAATTATTactgaaaataatgaaacagGAAGTATCAGAGAACATTAGAGTAGTAGAACAgtctggaggggtggctcagcaattaggaacacgtgttcctgcagaggtcctgagttcagttcctgcacccacatgacggctcacaaccattggtaactccagttccagaggatccggtgCCCCCTGCTGGCCCCTGCAAACACTGCATACATGTGATGCGCAAACTTGCAGGCAAACCACTGCCCGGTCgaagttattatttttcattacatgtaggtgtgtgcctgcatattggaatgtgtgtgtaagtgttgcTGGATCTTCCGGAGCTGTAATTACAGATGGTGGCGAGCTGCCTACTATGGGTGTTGGGAAACCGAActaggatcctctggaagaacagcaactgttcttaaccactgagccatctctccaacccagtaAAATAAGCATCCTGGGTGTTGTGGTTAATCCCTGCAGTCTGAGATGCTCACAAGGCTGACTGCAGATGGAGCTCCATTGGTAGAGTGCCCGACTAGCTTGCAGGAAGTATGAGCTGGAATGTTGCcacacaagcttttaatcccagaggtGGGGGgcgaggagttcaaggtcatcttcagcctCAGGCAGTTCCTTGTCAACCAGGATGAGCAGAAACTCTCACAACAACAGAGTCAGCTCTTTGAGGTTGAGGAGATGGCTTTAAGGATAAAGTGTTAGCTGCACAAACCTGAAGACCTAGGTTTggactcccagtacccacaaaagATcaaggcatggcagcacatacaTAACCCCAGTGTTGGGGAATGGGGAGccccagagcttgctggccagtcagtctagctagAATGATGAGCTCTGGGTTCGGTGGAAGACCGTTTCTCGTAAAGTAAGGTGGAGGGCAACAGATACAGACACCCGAtactgacctctggcttccaagtgtGCACACGTGGGCAAGAGCACCCTGGCACACGTAtgtgggcacacatgcatacatattttgttgttgtttttttttttttttttttgagacagggttgctctgtagctggaattagctcttgtagaccaggctggcctctaatttacaaagatccacctgcctttcccgaatgctgggattaaagacgtgtgtgaccaccacccagccatttttaaaatttttaaagattgcttATTGTGAATACAGTATTCTCCCTGAACGTGTGCCTGCACACccgaagagggtaccagatctcgttatagatggttatgaactgCCATATTTTTCTCGCTTCTCTCTTATGGTCATCCGTAGGCATCAGGCACACGTGGTACATGGACATACATACATTGATAATAACATAAAAATCTGTTGGGTGTGATGCCAAATCTTTTacctcagcatttaggaggcagaggcagaggcagaggcaggtagatctctgtgagtttgaggtcagtctagtctaTACAGAGTTCcgggctgggaaatgaactcaggatttttggaagagcagccagtgcccttaacctctgagccatctctccagtgctcaccccccccccgccccatttataaaaaatcttgaaaaaataagACTGAATAGTGATGACAGGCCTACCcattccagaacagcctggatAACATGAGACTCCACTGCAAAATTAGAGTCAGCCATGGTGATACATGTAACCTGGGCCACATAAGACCttattgttaggaatttttcctaatgtgagctctctgccgacacaaaaaTGCCAATCAAGCCAAacacaagccaaattaaaaatatccaggttttatgggattcctgcgCTCTCAGGTGTGGGGGGAGACTACGTGGTTCTCCTTTGggagctcacttaaataccctgtgggcgtgctgggatttggagtccagaccaatacaactttCAGGCCTGTGGGCTGGGATGGATGCGAAAGCTCagggctatgctcccaacttaacacttatctttaaaaaaaaattacactgacTTCTTACTAGGACTGTATTAGCTGCAGAGAAGCCAGTGCACAGGTCTAACCCAACTCCTCCTGAAGCAGAAGTAGGAGAAATGAGAGTTctcaggcagcctgggctacccagtgagactgtacaaaaaaaaggaaggaaggtaggaagaaagggaggaaggggagaaaggaaggaggggcggagggagggaggcaggcgaGGGTGTGGAAACGAGGCAGGACCACAGCTGAGCAGTGCTTTGCTAATGTCCCACTGGCTTTGCTGCAGATGACTCGGCTGATGTAGGTCGTGGACACAATGGTTGCCTGGGTTACCTTCCAGTGACCTGCTTCCAGGACACTGTGTCTTCTCCTGAGACCTTGCAAGTTCTCCACCAGT harbors:
- the Hmgcl gene encoding hydroxymethylglutaryl-CoA lyase, mitochondrial — its product is MATVRRAFPRRLVGLASLRAAGTSSMGTFPKRVKIVEVGPRDGLQNEKNIVPTPVKIKLIDMLSEAGLPVIEATSFVSPKWVPQMADHSEVLKGIQKFPGVNYPVLTPNVKGFEEAVAAGAKEVSIFGAASELFTRKNVNCSIDESFQRFDGVMKAAQAASIPVRGYVSCALGCPYEGKVSPAKVAEVAKKLYSMGCYEISLGDTIGVGTPGLMKDMLTAVLREVPVAALAVHCHDTYGQALANTLVALQMGVSVVDSSVAGLGGCPYAQGASGNLATEDLVYMLTGLGIHTGVNLQKLLEAGDFICQALSRKTSSKVAQATCKL